The genomic DNA TTTAGTTTTGACATCATTAACACGTGaatcaaatataaacacatatataccTATAGCATGAAAAGCTTGAATTTAATATGTTAAAAGAAAAGAAGTAGCTCGGTTAAATTTTAATTCGTCAAACTTTTGCTATTTTCAAATTTAAAGATTACAAtagctatatatacatatacaaatatCAAAGTAGACCTAATTgtgccaaaaataatattaagttTTGTGGCACATTTTCAAGCCCAGATTGGTGTTAAGCAAAATCTGGTAAACCAAAGGTCCAACCCACCAATGATAAATTGAGACTCAGAAAATTGTAATGATTGGGCTGGATTAATGCTTCAAGAAGGCTACAGGTTCATACTTCAGAGTATATTCTTCGATGTTTAAGTCTATGAAAGTAATGAAGAAATGTGAAGAGTAAAATGAAAGTCAATGGCAATTGTTGGTAGTCCAGATTAAGTCGGGTTGGGGtcgagcatatatatatatatatatatatatgatattagtGTAATTTATATTCAAGGACAGCACTAAAAGAAATAGGCAAGTGTCCTGGCCCcttaaaatagatagattaagtagAGTTGGAGTCGAGGATATATATATACGAAATTCTTGACTTCGCTCCTCTTTATATTTATCTAAATATGAATTAGCCTTGAGAGTATTGTTTTTTTCTCGGTTCCCTCTGTAGACAGATGTCAGACACTGGGCTCAAGGCTCAGTGCAATGACGGTGCTTAAAGCTCATAGTCACATGAAGCCATAAactgcacatatatatatacatacatacatgtatataatatTGAAtcattccccaaaaagggtttgTCTTGTTTTGGATGTTAAAAGAGGCTCATGAGCATTGAGCATTGCCAATGTACGGACGTATTTTTCATATGCATGCATGATCCATATGGAAACAGGCTCATATATTCATCTCACCACATCCACATACGTGTTGGCAGAATTAGTGGCTTTGGAGCAGTCCACGTGGCGTGTAAATCTCCCAGTTCTCACTCTTTTGTAAAtcatatatatgtaatattataatgcATGTTCTCTTTTAGGGTTTGTCAGTAAAGTTCACACACTTTACCCGTCAATGCCGTGCAAATTAAACAGGACAACCTTCCATGCCAagcattattattgttattactaaaatataaaatttatgacCTACAACAAAGCAAAGGTCGATACTCGACACTTAACATTTTATTCATGGCTCTGTTTTTGTCCCCTCTAATATCAAATATAAAAATGACAATGTAGGTTTCCAATATTAATTAATTGTTGCcgacttatttatttatttatttcaacaataGTCATTACGCCCTTCAACCTAATTAAATTATGACATATCTTCAAATTATCCtcgtaaatttaaatttaaattgttaaaaaaaataaTCTTTGTAAATTTTAATCACACTGTTTATCTCGCATTAAAGTTGACATTTAAGCTAATAAGATTTATTCGATAAATACTAATATTTTCAAGTCTCAATTACAACTTTATAAAATTTGGAATGAATTTAGAATCTCATTCATTGTCTAAGGACGTCCCTATGGAATTAACCCCTTTTTTTCTTGTAATATTGGAGTGGAAACCTAACTTATGTTGTAGTTGGAATATTGGAGATGTCtttattgaaaaaaataattatgaatctcaaaaagattaataataaaataaaggttAGCATGAGTGACATGTCTCCCTGCTTGCCGGGTTCATACAATACAGAGGGATCCAAGCAAAAAAGCATCTGATTTGGATGAGATTAATTAATTTTGAATGATTAATTAATCATATTTTTCCCACCCGTGAACACTGGAACAAAAGCCCGTGATTTATGAGGTAACACGTATAACCTCTTCATCTTGCATTCTATATCTGCATGTGAATTTTTCTAACTGATGGAGAGTTTTTGTCCAATCACCTCCAGTTTGAATTTTATAAATGCCTCATTTAAAGAttcaatttattttgaaattaaatttgaattaaaatgtaatatatataaCTATACCAAATCTAAATCTAGTGGCCAGCTTTTGCTCTCACCGTCTTCGTGACCAAAGGACCCCATAAGCTCGTAGCCAATCAATGTAGAAAAAGCGGCTTGGCCCTGGCATCAACAACCATTGGCaggaatataataaaaaaatgaaccaTAATTACTCCAGATTCTCCCTCTCActttacctttttcttttctcttccttatGGGATAGTAGTGAATAATTCTTTTTAAGAATATTTTCCAAAAGATAAATCATTAGTCatgatatatattttatttttatttttatgagcgATGATTAAATCTTAACTATATGATTAAACAATAAGATGAGTAGAAAGACATGTTGCATTTTTAAGGTATAATCcagattcaaattttaaaatgggTAAATTATAGTAAAGGTCAATTAATtatggtttttttcttttttggtcatcACTTAGTTaacgtaaaaataaaaatatttaaaaatctaaaatagttgagtgacaaaaaagacaaaattgaatagttaagtgatcgttttgtaacttttcatagtttaattgactaaaaaaaagaagaaaaacatagTTGGTGACAACTAATATAGTTTacccttttaaaaataatattgttaAGAGGTACAACTATAAACAACTTTAAAAAgcgattaaaatttaattttgatacaACACCTTAAAGATTAGAGATTTATATCAAGTACTCTTATAATAAAAGTcttaatttgtttatgatttgattttgaTGCAACATCCTTAACATTCGATAATTACATTACACTacgtttaaaatttaaaatcgaatcgaatcaaaccACCGTTAAAGTTAACATTATTGTTTTCTCAATTCGCAAGATTCTCACTTCAAACCAACCTTGTGAGACATTAAATTTCTTCACTTAACCCAACAGACTTCCAGatattatagatatatatatatgtaacactTTTGATTGGCTTAATTAATATGTTATGAAAGTGTTGCATTTAGGGTTTGTGGACCACAGAATTCGGATACACCCGTGAATGTTATAATTCTGTTGTCGTTCACCTACTGGTATTAATGTTTTTCTTACACTAAAAAGAGCTAAACAACAACGTAGAGTCACGAGATTTGTTGCTTTCAACATCACAAATACTTGTAATATGCAAACTGatgttttatttttactttagacCCCCACCCCCTCCATTGGCTATAAACCACTTAGCTTATCTCATCAAAAACTATTCATAGGCCATTCTAGTTTCTTTCTTtcacataaaatttaatttaatttcatcctaaaatattttttttttcaaattacttTTGCATTGCTATTGTAATTGAAGCAGCTTCAAATTCGTTTAACCCtttgtataaaataattaatattacaaTGTTATTTTTTTTCATGTTTGTTTAACGGTCTATtgtatgagtttttttttttatgagtGCAATATGATTTACAAAGAAAAGAGTTGGTATTACATTGCTAAATCATTATTGTAACGTGTAAATCACATTATTGGTTTGTTAAAAGACAAAAGATGACTATATAAAGTATTGTTGGGTAAAAGTATCGTGAATGTTTCTATATTAAGAGTTAGActgtattttattattttatttagaaaatagataaattaatcgtTTAGATTAACAAACAAACTAATCTTTTCTAATAAAAATATCATCCATTTTCACGGTTTAAAATTAATCTAGTGGATGGAATAACTGGATGACATGTTTTGATGTATAGAaaccaatttttaacaataaaatgaatacatttttaatagaaagatcaatttactctttaaacaaatatatataaattaatttatttattttaaataaataaaataaattcgaattttaatataaaattctttTATCTTTCTTCTGTGTTTATGTGTTATATTTATCCATGAATAAATTTAAAGAAAGAAAACCTTAAAAGACAGTGGTTTTGGCACTTTGGGACTTGGGGAAGTTCACAAGCATACAATATTACTAAAAGAAGTAAATCCAAGCTTGAAAAACAAAAAGAGGCATGTCTGAACCACACATCACACATGACAAAAACCAAAACACAGCTTAAAGAACCTTCTGCCATATTTGAATACATTAAAAAAAGGCAATAATGCTTAAACCAAACCATAACTTGACACCTGTCGAAACCATTCGTGAGTATCTATAAATTAGACGATATAGCCTCTCTGCATATTGTCTTCAAAGCTCTCATAGTACACATTGATACCTTCCTCGTTTTCCCCTAAGCCTTATTGTGTGTGTTCACCATTAATGGACCTCGCTCACGTATGCTTCTTCATATGGATTTTAGCCATTCTCACCTTTTATCAACACCCCATCAATGTAAATGCAAGGTACCATTACCACAAGAAGCAACAAAAAACCAAAGGGTCTCCTTTTATTGATGAAGCACCAGCACCGGCACCAGCACTTGTTCCTTCAACACCTGCTGACCCTCCATCCATTCCCTCGGACCCATACCCGACCGATCCCGGCGATACATTGGACTGCATTTTCGATGTGACCGCATATGGTGCGGTCGGCGATGGTTCTTCAGACGATACGGTGGCGTTTAGGGAAGCATGGAAAGCTGCTTGTAGTGTTGAATCAGCCACCATTTTGGTACCATCTGATAAAAGTTTCACCATCACTTCTACTATCTTCTCAGGGCCATGCAAACCTGGACTTGTGCTACAAGTGAGCATTAATGTTAAAAATGTTTATATGTTTTCAAAGTTTGAACCCGTGTCTTTTTTTTAAACCGAGctgcttttctttttttttaatgtggAAGGTTAATGGGGTCCTAATGCCACCAAAGGGACCAGATTGTTGGCCAAAAGCTGATAGTCGCAAGCAATGGCTGGTGTTTTATAGGCTTGATGATATGAAGCTTACTGGTAATGGAACCATTGAAGGAAATGGACATAAGTGGTGGGAACTCCCTTGCAAACCTCACAAGGTAATCAAAATATAGGTTTAAATACAAATTTAGCCCTTAAACGATATCATTTTTTCCATTTAGTTACCTAAAGgtttttttttcccaaaagtgACACTAAAATGGGTTAACATACTATTTGGCACCTAGGTatggcttcaatgttcaatttggtattttagttctttttttttccttccaaATTTAGTACCTAAGTTTGGCTTCAATATTTATTTTGGtaccttagtttttttttttcaatttgatatttgagttttttttgtCTCAATTAAGTTTTGTCTTCAATATTTAATTTAGTGCATGATTGTTTAGTCTaagtatcaaattgaacattgaaGTCAAACTCATGTGCCgaattgagaaaaaaattgaaatatcaaATTAATATTGAAACCAAACTCAAACACAAAATGGTATATTAACCCTACTTAAACTATTAATTTCATCTCATTTTACCTCCAAACCAATAAAAATGTGACAATGGCACGTTTTGGACCTAGTACGTTTTTTGAGATAAAATTAATAGTTTAGATACCTAAGTGTGAAAGCCGGAATAGTATGAGGGCCAATTTTGTAGTTacccttaaaaatattttataattttcatttttttcttcttattAATTATTCCTTAAAATCATGTGGCCCTAAAATTCTTGTAATGATGTGACTAAATATAGGGTCCAAAAGGTTCGTCTCTGCCAGGACCATGTGAAAGCCCTGCTGTATGTACATAATTTAACATAAACTAGTTCATTAATTTGTACTTTATATTCTTTCGAAAAAAACATACTCATTACTTGCACTTTTTTTCAGATGATTAGGTTCTTCATGAGCTCCAATATAGTAGTAAGTGGCCTAAGGATCCAAAACAGCCCTCAATTTCATATG from Gossypium arboreum isolate Shixiya-1 chromosome 9, ASM2569848v2, whole genome shotgun sequence includes the following:
- the LOC108454941 gene encoding polygalacturonase At1g48100 isoform X1 produces the protein MDLAHVCFFIWILAILTFYQHPINVNARYHYHKKQQKTKGSPFIDEAPAPAPALVPSTPADPPSIPSDPYPTDPGDTLDCIFDVTAYGAVGDGSSDDTVAFREAWKAACSVESATILVPSDKSFTITSTIFSGPCKPGLVLQVNGVLMPPKGPDCWPKADSRKQWLVFYRLDDMKLTGNGTIEGNGHKWWELPCKPHKGPKGSSLPGPCESPAMIRFFMSSNIVVSGLRIQNSPQFHMKFDGCEGVLIEELSISTPKLSPNTDGIHIENTKSVGIYNSMISNGDDCISIGPGCSNVDINGVTCGPSHGISIGSLGVHNSQACVSNITVRNAVIRESDNGVRIKTWQGGTGSVSGISFENIQMENVRNCIIVDQYYCLSKECLNQTSAVYVTDIRYKNIKGTYDVRNPPIHFACSDTVACTNITMAEVELLPQEGELVDDPFCWNAYGIEETLTIPPIGCLQEGMPQAITETSQYSC